A single genomic interval of Malania oleifera isolate guangnan ecotype guangnan chromosome 11, ASM2987363v1, whole genome shotgun sequence harbors:
- the LOC131167828 gene encoding prohibitin-3, mitochondrial: MGSSSQAAVSFLTNLARAAFGLGVGATVLNASLYTVDGGQRAVLFDRFRGVIDQTIGEGTHFLVPWLQKPFIFDIRTRPHTFSSISGTKDLQMVNLTLRVLSRPEVSRLPSIFQTLGLEYDEKVLPSIGNEVLKAVVAQFNADQLLTERPHVSALVRESLIRRARDFNIVLDDVAITHLSYGAEFSKAVEQKQVAQQEAERSKFVVAKAEQERRAAIIRAEGESESAKLISDATSAAGMGLIELRRIEASREIASTLAKTPNVVYLPGGNNMLLGLNPSVVGGR, encoded by the coding sequence ATGGGCAGCAGCAGCCAAGCAGCTGTATCCTTCCTAACCAACCTCGCCCGCGCCGCCTTCGGCCTCGGCGTCGGTGCCACCGTTCTCAACGCCTCCCTCTACACCGTCGACGGCGGCCAACGCGCCGTACTCTTCGACCGTTTCCGCGGCGTCATCGACCAGACCATCGGTGAGGGCACGCATTTCCTTGTCCCATGGCTCCAAAAGCCCTTCATCTTCGACATTCGCACCCGCCCGCACACCTTCTCCTCCATCTCCGGCACCAAAGATCTCCAGATGGTCAACCTCACCCTCCGCGTCCTCTCTCGACCTGAGGTCTCCCGCCTCCCCTCCATTTTCCAAACCCTAGGGCTAGAATACGACGAAAAGGTCCTTCCTTCGATCGGCAACGAAGTTCTCAAAGCCGTGGTGGCACAATTCAACGCTGATCAGCTCCTCACTGAGCGTCCTCACGTGTCCGCACTCGTACGCGAGAGCTTGATCCGTCGCGCGAGGGATTTCAATATTGTTCTCGATGATGTCGCAATCACGCATTTGTCGTACGGCGCGGAGTTCTCAAAGGCTGTGGAGCAGAAGCAGGTGGCACAGCAGGAGGCAGAGCGGTCCAAATTTGTTGTGGCGAAGGCAGAGCAAGAGCGTAGGGCAGCAATTATTAGGGCGGAAGGTGAGAGTGAATCGGCGAAGCTGATCTCAGATGCCACTTCGGCTGCTGGAATGGGGTTGATTGAGCTCAGGAGGATCGAGGCGTCCAGGGAGATTGCTTCAACTCTGGCGAAGACGCCAAATGTTGTTTACCTGCCTGGTGGGAACAACATGCTTCTGGGTTTGAATCCTTCGGTTGTGGGCGGGCGTTGA
- the LOC131167827 gene encoding glyceraldehyde-3-phosphate dehydrogenase 2, cytosolic — translation MAKIKIGINGFGRIGRLVARVALQRDDVELVAVNDPFITTDYMTYMFKYDTVHGQWKHHDIKVKDDKTLLFGDSSVTVFGYRNPEEIPWGETGADYVVESTGVFTDKDKAAAHLKGGAKKVIISAPSKDAPMFVVGVNEKEYSGDIDVVSNASCTTNCLAPLAKVIHDRFGIVEGLMTTVHSITATQKTVDGPSMKDWRGGRAASFNIIPSSTGAAKAVGKVLPALNGKLTGMAFRVPTVDVSVVDLTVRLENKASYDQIKAAIKEESEGSMKGILGYTEDDVVSSDFLGDNRSSIFDAKAGIALNDNFVKLVSWYDNEWGYSSRVIDLIRHMATQ, via the exons ATGGCCAAAATAAAGATTGGAATCAACG GGTTTGGAAGGATCGGACGGTTGGTGGCGAGAGTTGCTCTGCAGAGGGATGATGTTGAACTGGTTGCTGTCAATGATCCATTTATCACCACTGATTACATG ACATACATGTTTAAGTATGACACTGTTCATGGGCAATGGAAGCATCATGACATAAAAGTGAAGGATGACAAAACCCTTCTCTTTGGTGATTCTTCTGTCACTGTGTTTGGCTATAG GAACCCAGAGGAGATCCCATGGGGCGAGACTGGAGCCGATTATGTCGTCGAGTCCACCGGAGTCTTCACCGATAAGGACAAGGCAGCTGCTCACTTGAAG GGAGGTGCAAAGAAAGTAATCATATCTGCACCAAGCAAGGATGCTCCAATGTTTGTGGTTGGAGTGAATGAGAAGGAATACAGTGGAGACATTGATGTGGTTTCCAATGCTAGCTGCACCACCAACTGCCTTGCTCCATTGGCTAAG GTTATCCATGACAGATTTGGCATTGTTGAGGGTCTGATGACCACTGTCCATTCCATAACTG CCACACAGAAGACTGTGGATGGACCGTCGATGAAGGACTGGAGAGGTGGAAGAGCTGCGTCTTTCAATATCATCCCCAGCAGCACTGGAGCTGCCAAG GCTGTTGGGAAAGTGCTGCCAGCACTGAATGGGAAGTTAACTGGTATGGCTTTCCGGGTACCCACAGTTGATGTTTCAGTGGTTGATCTCACTGTGAGGCTTGAGAACAAGGCTTCCTACGATCAGATTAAAGCTGCTATCAA GGAGGAATCTGAGGGTAGCATGAAGGGCATTCTTGGTTACACTGAGGATGATGTGGTGTCATCAGACTTCTTGGGTGATAACAG GTCAAGCATTTTTGATGCCAAGGCTGGTATTGCTTTGAATGACAACTTTGTGAAGCTGGTCTCTTGGTATGACAATGAATGGGGCTACAG CTCGCGTGTGATTGATCTGATCAGGCACATGGCCACACAGTAG